A stretch of Actinomycetota bacterium DNA encodes these proteins:
- a CDS encoding response regulator, whose product MATILVVEDDPAVSSMLEMTLAVEGFETEILSDGTAALARLDDEPPDLVILDIMMPGANGYTVLEALRGREAWEDVPVIMATALSGDEDVWRGWSAGADYYLSKPFSLDHLRSVVLRLLSGETPLP is encoded by the coding sequence GTGGCAACGATCCTCGTGGTCGAGGACGATCCCGCGGTCTCGAGCATGCTCGAGATGACGCTCGCCGTGGAGGGCTTCGAGACCGAGATCCTCAGCGACGGTACAGCCGCGCTGGCGCGGCTGGACGACGAACCCCCTGACCTGGTCATCCTGGACATCATGATGCCGGGCGCCAACGGCTACACGGTCCTGGAGGCCCTTCGCGGACGCGAGGCATGGGAGGACGTCCCGGTGATCATGGCGACCGCGCTCTCCGGAGACGAGGACGTGTGGCGGGGATGGTCGGCCGGGGCCGACTACTACCTGTCCAAGCCCTTCAGCCTCGACCACCTGCGCTCGGTCGTGCTGCGGCTGCTCTCCGGGGAGACCCCTCTGCCGTGA
- the rpsO gene encoding 30S ribosomal protein S15 produces the protein MAATLPDERSEIVAKFARSEGDTGSPEVQVALLTKRIDHLTEHLKEHKHDHHSRRGLLQMVGRRRRLLNYLRDKDIERYRALIAELGLRR, from the coding sequence GTGGCAGCAACCCTCCCCGACGAACGGTCGGAGATCGTCGCCAAGTTCGCCCGCAGCGAGGGCGACACCGGCTCTCCCGAGGTCCAGGTCGCGCTGCTGACCAAGCGCATCGACCACCTCACGGAGCACCTCAAGGAACACAAGCACGACCACCACTCGCGTCGTGGTCTGCTCCAGATGGTGGGGCGCCGCCGCCGGCTGCTGAACTACCTGCGCGACAAGGACATCGAGCGCTACCGCGCGCTCATCGCGGAGCTGGGTCTGCGTCGCTGA